CAGATTATGGAACATCACCAAGAACTCTTCCTGCAAAGCAAGATGGCACAAGCGATGGTTGCTCCATCACATTTGTTCGGAGCACTTTTATGCCTGCTACTGTTGGTTCGAAAATAGTGTCTCCTAGTGCACAATCATCTCAAGGGAAGAAGTCTGATAGATCAACTCTTCCGAAGAGTGCGCAAGAAGGCAACAACTCCAAATGCAATGCACCTTCTGGCCAGAAAGGAGCTGCTGAGGGCAATACTGGTCCACACATGAAAGGTATGGTCGAGGTAGAGCTTTTTAAATTCCTAGATAGGTTTTTATTTAAGGTATAGAATAAACTGATGTTTGTGTGATTCCCACAGATTTGCAAGGGGCAGCCCAAAATTATGATATGGCAGTAAATATCCCTGACAACACTTCTATAGATGTTGGAGTGTTGCCTGAAGTTCCCCAGATTGCATTGCACAAAGAAGGGAACGATGAAGATCAATCCCCATCCACTCCAAAACTTTCTGAAGTGATCCTCAAACCAAATGATGATAGAGATGGAAAAACTAAAGGACTTCTTGTTGCTGAGAAGTGCAATTTGACCAAACATCTGAAACCAATGTCTGGACAGAAATGCGATCAGGTCTGCAACAGTGAGCCATGTGAAGACTTCGTTCCAAAAAGAAGCGCTAAATCAAAATGTAAGAAGGAGATGAATAAAAAGTtgatgaaaaagaagaagcaCAGCAACAAACACACTTCCCAGGCTGATGTTTCAGAAGCCAAGCTTTGTCGGAGAAAGCCGAAAAAGGTACGGCTTCTATCAGAAATTATAAATGCTAACCAAGGTGGGGAACCTAGAAGCGATGAAGATCATCATGAAAATGTTTCTGATCACCGTGAGGATGAGAGAAGGTTAATCCCATTGGAAGTAAGCATGGATTTTCCTGGTAGCCACCAGAAAGTAAGAGAAGATGAATTAAAGTCAACTAAGAGCAAGACAAAACGCAAATTCGCTGATGCTGTAGATGATGGATCATCACTCATGAACTGGCTGaatggaaaaaagagaaaaacaactgaaaatgtGCATCACAGTGTTGTACGTCCAGCTGGGAATTTGAGCAACAGAAAAGTGACCCCCACTGTCAGTGCTCAGCATGATGATGACGATAATATTGAAAATGGTCTTGACGTAAACATGCATATGACAGATATGCGCCAACATGAATCAGAGAACTCTACACAGAGGTGCTCTTCAAAGGGAACAACGGCGGGTTTGAGTAAGTGGAAAACACATTCACCTGCCAGTGCCAAAAATGGTGATGAAAACACTAGAGACAGTCAGAACATACCTATACTCAGGACAGAAGATCAATGCCAGATGGAAACCGAAAACTCTGTTCTGAGGTGCTCGGCAAAGGtaagcatatttttcttttctactgTGGTgccatattttttgtttggactGAGATTATAGTGCTTATTTTCCTATATTATAATGGATTGACATTTTCCCTCATTTCTCATCTCAGGTTTCTCCCGCTAAGCATGATATTCAAAATCTGTCTGGTCTTCATGAGCAGAGTCTAcccaagaagaaaaagaagaaaagtcTTGAACTGATGCATGAGAAACGGACCATGATAGATGACATCCCCATGGACATTGTTGAACTACTAGCTAAAAACCAGCATGAGAGACAGCTTATGTCTGAGACTGATTGTTCGGACATCAGCCATATTCAACCCAAGACAACTGCAGATGGTGACTGTGTTGTAGTAGCTGCCAAGGATGGTTCAGATTATGCATCAAGTGTGTTTGACACTAATTCCCAACAGAAGTCCTTAGCACCACAAAATACACATAAGGAGCTACAGAATCATGTAGCATCGAGCACACAGGATATTAGTCCACATCCTCTGGAGTTACAGATTTCTGGCCATTCAAAGTCTACTCAGGAACAACCGACACATTTGCGCATGGAAGAAATGGTCACTATTGCTGCAAGCTCACCATTATTTTCACACCATGATGATCAGGGTATTGCTGAAGCACCAATGGAGTGTTGGGGCCATAAAGATGCAAAGAAGCTTACGTGGGATCATTTTAAGGCCGCTACAAGAAATTCTCCCGCCGCAACATGTGGTGCTCAATTCAGACCTAGTATCCAAGCAGTTGACTTGACTTCTACCCACGTCATGGGATCTTCAAGCAACCTTGCAGCTCACCAACAAGTAATTGCGCCACTCGACCACTATGCAGAAAGAGCAGTTAACCAGATGCAGGCAAGAATTTTTCCAAGCACAATAGCAACCATGGAAGCTGGTAAGTTATGTGATCGAAGAAATGCTGGACAGTATGTCTTATACCCTAAAGAACCCATGCCTGCGACCCATCTTCTGAGAATGGTGGATCCATCAACATTAGCAGGCTTTCCCAACTATGAAACTTCTAGCAGGAACCAGATGGAGTTTCAACTTTGGAATTCTCAGTATGCACATAATCAGTACAAAGGATCAACTAGCACATCATATGGCAGTAACCTGAATGGAAAGGTTCCATTGACATTCGAAGACTTGTCACGACGTCAGCTGCATGATTTGCACAGACCTTTACGCCCACATCCTAGAGTTGGTGTGCTTGGCTCCTTGCTGCAGAAGGAAATTGCAAACTGGTCAGAGAACTGTGGCACACAATCTGGTTATAAATTAGGGGTGTCGAAAGGGATGGCATCGGTGTCGAAAGGGATGGCATCGCATCAGATGAACAGAAAGGAACATTTTGAAGCCTTGAATTCTGGAATGTTTTCAGCAAAATGGAATGCATTGCAGTTGGGTTCTGTTAGCTCCAGTGCAGAACTTTTATCAGCAAGGAACAGTATAGCTCAATCTTGGGCCAGAGGCAAGGGTAAAATGGTCCACCCCTTGGATAGGTTAGTAAGACAGGATATCTGTATAACTAACAGAAATCCAGCTGATTTTACTACAATTAGTGACGATAACGAGTATATGTATTACCTCTGAAGCAGACAGTGATGTGCATAATTTTGAAACAATTACAATCATACATTTCATCTTTGTGGCATCAAACAGTCAAAAACTGTAAGAGGAGGCTTTGCTGGGTCTGCTGTAAGGCAAgttcttttcttcttgcaAGATCAGTTTAACAAAAATGAACGATTACTTATGCTAGTAAGGATGGTACTTGCAGGCTTGTAATTTGTGGGTGCTCCATTTTCTGGATGGGAACCTACCAAACAGTTAAAATGGGCTTTGCAAGGTGCAGCTTCTGGTTAATGTTTTGCTATGCAGTCCAAGAAATGATCCTCCTGTTACTTTGTAGTTGTACTCATACTGCGCTCGCTTGTACAAGGAGAAATGTGTAACCTTGTTGAAAAGTGTCTTCCCCATTTTGTAATTACCATAAGGAAGTTTATAGTGTTGTGAGCTGTGACTGACAGAAAAAATTGGTTTGTCAGTGTTGCGAGCTGTGACTGACGACGGTGGAACAATTAGCTCTCGTTATCAATGTGTTGTAAACTTAAACTGTTGTGTTAACCTTACTCTTGAAGCCAACACCGGAGAGTTTACAGTACTTAATTGCCATGTCATTTTTCTGGATATGTGACATGTGTCTGATCTGAAGAGGTTGGGCTGttccttgtttcttttttcattacCCTTGATTATTTCTTGTAGTGAATTTCCAATTGCCTGTCCAGATGGAAACATGGATGATGATACCATGATGTAACTTCCTTTGGCtccaaagtatatatatatatatataaggaaaGGTTGAAGCATGTGGcttctttttagttttattggTTAGACCTAGCAGTTTCCAACATTTTGCAAAGTGAAAAGGAGGCAGGGTAAAGGTAGCCATCCAGAAGAGCACATCTTATTGCTGGGGCAAAAACTTTCTGGAGCTTTTACAAcatcagaaaaagaaaagggagaaacAAAAGGAGCTCCACTGCAGTACAAAAGAGAACTAGAAGTTCCTCCTAGCTACTAGCAATGTTGCTTCAACCATGACCTTCAACCAAATTCTGAGTGGATCCATGGGCCATCTGAACATCATGGTGATGAACCAAAAGCCACCAATGTTTCTTCTTGGTTACTGTTTATGCGAAACAAGCGCTCCCACAGAGGTACCGCCTACAGAATCACAGAATCAAGAGGAAATGTCAAAGGCCTCATTGGAAATCAGAATGCTGAACTGAAAAGATGATGCACAACAACTGATGAAATGATGAGTGATGACTGGTTTGAGCAAATAGTGCAAACTTGAATAGTACCTTACTGGCTGGTTGGGACCTGTCTGGAGTTTCTTTCTGGTTACATCCTTATGTCTTGGAGGTTGAAGCACCACTTTGATGGCAGTGTCAAAAACAGCTTTAATGTTCTATAAGTAACCAAGAAAAGAacatttatttagatgatagcCTTCAGGAGGCAAGTAAATGATAATATGTGGGAACTCAAAATTTCAAGGGTTTCCTGCATAGAATGTCATAGGATGTAACAGAAGCGTACTCTCTGAGTCTTGGAGCTGCATTCGATATAGGCTACTGCTCTGATTTGCTTCCTCAGCTCTTCTCCCTAGCATGCAGAAAGAGTCAGGCACTCTAAATGTTGAGACTTGATGAGTGCCACATCTTGCCACAATTTTCTTCTGAAATTGTGGGCAAGACAATTGGCTCTGTTTACGGGAGCTTAAGATTATGAGAAGCGGCTTTtcagaatctagaaaagctgGGTTTTTTCACCTTCTTGCTTCTAGCTCATTTTCTGAATTCTATAGCTCCAGATTCTCACAAGGTGACTGTTGTTCAGGAGAGCATATGACTTATCTAGATTCTATAAGAAGTTATAGCTCAGAAACATGCCCAATGTATGGCCAACAAATCGAGTGCCACAAGATATGCATGGTTGGGCAAATGTGTGGGACAAGTGTAGCAAGGTGCTCGGAAAGTGTGGTGAGCCACAACCCACAAGTTCGGCATGAACCCACAGGGTGGCATAAAAATGTCAAACCTGGCTAAACCTAAGTGTGGCAAAAACTTGTCACTCTCTGGTCACATTCAAAACACTAACCTGCTCGGTTGTTATTATGGAAGAAGCTGGATGATCAGCAAGATAGGTCCTATCTTCACGGAGATCTGTAGAGAGGGGAAATTAGTAATACATCATCAGCAAAGAGTGTTACTTGGCAGTGGTTACCCTACCAAATTACTTCTTCGAGTTGGATGGCATTCAATTGATTAAGAAGTTTCAGAAGATAAAGGTTGCATAGCATAGCATACCCAACTTGGTTCCAACAAGAACTACGGGAACACCAGGTGCAAACCGGCGAAGCTCTGGCATCCACTGTCCAGATGAAGCCATTTCGTTAGTATGTACTCGAGAGATTCTAAAGGTAACAAGATAAAAGAATGATGCAATGTGATGTGCATGTACTTGTCTCTAGGAGGTGAGCTTCACTTTGACAATATCTTATAGGAAGCCATCAAGAAGCAAACAACAATAAGCGGAAGCATCGTACCAATATCCAAGTAATTCAGAAGTAAGCCACAACTCCTAACAATTTTGTCAATAGGCAATTCACAATTTCACATTAACAAAGTATCTCCTTTGCTCGCCATTTCATCTTCAACTTTATATTACAATCTTGTTTATAAGGCACAAGCTTTATCCTTTTCTCTTTAATACTCCATACTTTTCTGGCATGATAGCACAATGCCCACCTGATACATGGTGTATTTcagattttcttttcctaaTTCCTAAACCCCACCAATCTTGCCATTGCAATGCATTAGAAAACAATGTGAAGGAACATCTCGAACCAACCATGTAAAACTGCATCAGGATGAGATTATCTTTCTGAGCAGCTTACCTTCTTCTGAACATTCTCGTAGCTTGCCCTGCTGATGAGCGAGAAGGACAGGATGAACACATCGGCTCCCCTGTAGCTAAGAGGCCTCAACCTGCTGTAATCCTCCTGGCCTGCAACCAACACCACCACAaccccaaaaagaaaaaacaaacacaatCAAAATCAGATCTTTCTCCGCGCACaaatcagcagcagcaacacctgAGGAAGATTTGCATGCCGAACCTGCAGTGTCCCAGAGGCCGAGGTTGACGATGCTCCCGTCCACGGAGACATTGGCGCTGAAGTTGTCGAACACGGTGGGGATGTAATCCTGCGCAGGACGGATTAACCGAAATCAGACCggaagggggaggaggggatccggcggcgg
This is a stretch of genomic DNA from Oryza brachyantha chromosome 1, ObraRS2, whole genome shotgun sequence. It encodes these proteins:
- the LOC102701944 gene encoding uncharacterized protein LOC102701944, which produces MEVAAVEEGGRVGTNCMLARGTSAAAAPVLELTMPLQDAAAELAGDEPADQHQCEHFSIRGYVALLQKKDPKFRSLSRIFLDQKKCNGHQASSSPFSVAKFRRWDCSKCLEKLKASDYGTSPRTLPAKQDGTSDGCSITFVRSTFMPATVGSKIVSPSAQSSQGKKSDRSTLPKSAQEGNNSKCNAPSGQKGAAEGNTGPHMKDLQGAAQNYDMAVNIPDNTSIDVGVLPEVPQIALHKEGNDEDQSPSTPKLSEVILKPNDDRDGKTKGLLVAEKCNLTKHLKPMSGQKCDQVCNSEPCEDFVPKRSAKSKCKKEMNKKLMKKKKHSNKHTSQADVSEAKLCRRKPKKVRLLSEIINANQGGEPRSDEDHHENVSDHREDERRLIPLEVSMDFPGSHQKVREDELKSTKSKTKRKFADAVDDGSSLMNWLNGKKRKTTENVHHSVVRPAGNLSNRKVTPTVSAQHDDDDNIENGLDVNMHMTDMRQHESENSTQRCSSKGTTAGLSKWKTHSPASAKNGDENTRDSQNIPILRTEDQCQMETENSVLRCSAKVSPAKHDIQNLSGLHEQSLPKKKKKKSLELMHEKRTMIDDIPMDIVELLAKNQHERQLMSETDCSDISHIQPKTTADGDCVVVAAKDGSDYASSVFDTNSQQKSLAPQNTHKELQNHVASSTQDISPHPLELQISGHSKSTQEQPTHLRMEEMVTIAASSPLFSHHDDQGIAEAPMECWGHKDAKKLTWDHFKAATRNSPAATCGAQFRPSIQAVDLTSTHVMGSSSNLAAHQQVIAPLDHYAERAVNQMQARIFPSTIATMEAGKLCDRRNAGQYVLYPKEPMPATHLLRMVDPSTLAGFPNYETSSRNQMEFQLWNSQYAHNQYKGSTSTSYGSNLNGKVPLTFEDLSRRQLHDLHRPLRPHPRVGVLGSLLQKEIANWSENCGTQSGYKLGVSKGMASVSKGMASHQMNRKEHFEALNSGMFSAKWNALQLGSVSSSAELLSARNSIAQSWARGKGKMVHPLDRLVRQDICITNRNPADFTTISDDNEYMYYL
- the LOC102702221 gene encoding rac-like GTP-binding protein 1 encodes the protein MSGAAAAGAGFIKCVTVGDGAVGKTCMLICYTCNKFPTDYIPTVFDNFSANVSVDGSIVNLGLWDTAGQEDYSRLRPLSYRGADVFILSFSLISRASYENVQKKWMPELRRFAPGVPVVLVGTKLDLREDRTYLADHPASSIITTEQGEELRKQIRAVAYIECSSKTQRNIKAVFDTAIKVVLQPPRHKDVTRKKLQTGPNQPVRRYLCGSACFA